A genomic segment from Saprospiraceae bacterium encodes:
- a CDS encoding DUF3276 family protein yields MDNERNQRRFESVYSRKVRAGKRRTYFFDVRRTKGDDFYLTLTESTRKFNGEGYERHKIFLYKEDFNRFVGNLEEVIEYIKTELMPDYDYDEYTRRHEEYERQNEFGEDDHDDSFRDSDGGGKDAIEKGNLEIESEDDMSW; encoded by the coding sequence GTGGACAACGAGAGAAATCAAAGGAGATTCGAGAGCGTCTATTCCAGGAAAGTACGTGCGGGAAAAAGAAGGACTTACTTCTTTGATGTGCGCAGAACCAAGGGGGATGACTTTTACTTAACCTTGACGGAGAGCACCCGCAAGTTTAATGGAGAGGGTTACGAACGTCACAAGATCTTTTTGTACAAAGAAGATTTTAACCGTTTTGTGGGCAATTTAGAAGAGGTGATTGAGTACATCAAAACGGAACTCATGCCTGATTATGATTACGATGAATATACACGTCGGCATGAAGAGTATGAACGCCAAAATGAATTTGGGGAGGATGACCATGATGATTCCTTTCGGGATAGTGATGGTGGCGGAAAGGATGCGATTGAAAAAGGCAACCTGGAGATAGAGTCGGAAGACGATATGTCTTGGTAA
- a CDS encoding asparagine synthetase B encodes MSKYFFVALLLLVMASSVQAAYLLIPMDETSQKDHLKAYGITYWVLENGAEAWWLLNYRGGSFAVKHNAIFEKECKTRGVSYEIIPDVQFNKILADLDSPDLNQAAMKLEVAPKIAVYTPEFTREGKKAQPWDDAVTLVLTYAEIPYETIYDTEVMSDLLPKYDWLHLHHEDFTGQFGRFYRAFNSQPWYRENVRQMEALANSLGFEKVSELKLEVVKKIKEYVAGGGFMFAMCSATDTYDIALAANGVDICAQMFDGDPVDPNAQEKLDFSRTFAFKDFELVRNPLEYEFSSIDHTRGRNIAPQQDYFSLFDFSAKWDPVPTMLTQNHTRTVKGFMGQTTAFRREVIKSDVLILGENRPANEARYIHGTLGNGFWTFYGGHDPEDYQHRVNDPETDLSLHPNSPGYRLILNNVLFPAAKKKKRKT; translated from the coding sequence ATGAGTAAATATTTTTTTGTTGCTCTTCTGCTGTTGGTCATGGCATCCTCCGTTCAGGCGGCTTATCTCTTAATCCCTATGGATGAAACCTCCCAAAAGGATCATCTAAAGGCCTATGGTATAACCTATTGGGTATTGGAAAACGGGGCGGAGGCTTGGTGGTTACTCAATTATCGGGGAGGCAGTTTTGCGGTAAAGCATAATGCTATTTTTGAGAAAGAGTGCAAAACCCGGGGTGTGAGTTACGAAATTATTCCCGATGTTCAATTCAATAAAATTTTAGCAGATTTAGATAGTCCGGACCTCAACCAGGCAGCCATGAAGTTGGAGGTGGCGCCTAAAATTGCCGTATACACGCCTGAATTTACGCGTGAGGGAAAAAAAGCCCAACCCTGGGACGATGCGGTTACGCTCGTGTTGACCTATGCCGAAATTCCCTACGAAACCATTTATGACACCGAGGTCATGAGTGATTTGCTTCCTAAATACGATTGGCTGCATTTGCACCACGAAGATTTCACGGGCCAGTTTGGACGCTTTTACCGAGCCTTCAATAGCCAGCCTTGGTACCGAGAAAATGTGAGACAAATGGAGGCGCTGGCCAATAGCTTAGGGTTTGAAAAAGTCTCTGAACTTAAATTGGAGGTGGTCAAAAAGATTAAAGAATACGTTGCTGGCGGCGGATTTATGTTTGCCATGTGTTCGGCGACGGATACTTATGACATTGCATTAGCTGCTAACGGGGTGGATATTTGTGCCCAAATGTTTGACGGAGATCCAGTGGACCCCAATGCACAGGAGAAACTTGACTTTTCCAGGACCTTTGCTTTCAAAGACTTCGAATTGGTTCGAAACCCTTTGGAATATGAATTTTCGTCTATCGATCATACCCGGGGAAGAAACATTGCACCGCAACAAGATTATTTTAGTCTATTCGATTTTTCGGCGAAATGGGATCCCGTTCCGACGATGTTGACGCAAAACCATACCCGAACGGTCAAGGGATTTATGGGGCAAACCACTGCTTTCAGGCGAGAGGTTATCAAATCTGATGTTCTTATCCTGGGTGAAAACAGGCCAGCTAATGAAGCGCGGTATATACATGGGACCTTGGGCAATGGCTTTTGGACCTTTTATGGCGGGCACGACCCCGAAGACTATCAGCACAGGGTGAATGATCCAGAGACAGACCTCAGCCTGCATCCCAATTCGCCGGGATACCGCCTGATTTTAAATAATGTTTTATTTCCGGCAGCTAAGAAGAAGAAACGCAAGACTTAG
- a CDS encoding asparagine synthetase B has product MKKVSILIVLLVAIGWQLNAAYLLLPMDEESQKDHLKAYGITYWVLDKGAEAWWLLNYRGGSFAFKHNAVFEKECKTRNVSYEIIPDVQFNKILAEIEDKEANMAAMKLEVPPKIAVYTPEFNNKGEKIQPWDDAVTMVLTYAEIPYETIYDTEVMSDLLPKYDWLHLHHEDFTGQFGRFYRGYNNHPWYRENVRRMEALANSLGYEKVSQLKLDVVKKIKEYVIGGGFMFAMCSATDTYDIALAAEGVDICAQMYDGDPADPQAQSKLDFSKTFAFKDFELVKNPLEYEYSTIDNNQGRNVSPQQDYFNLFDFSAKWDPVPTMLTQNHTRTVKGFMGQTTAFLRQYIKSDVLVLGENRPAQEARYLHGTAGKGFWTFYGGHDPEDYRHFVNDPETDLSLHPNSPGYRLILNNVLFPAAKKQKRKT; this is encoded by the coding sequence ATGAAGAAGGTATCAATTTTGATCGTATTGTTGGTGGCGATAGGGTGGCAGTTGAATGCAGCCTATTTATTATTGCCTATGGATGAAGAATCTCAGAAGGATCATTTAAAAGCCTATGGCATAACCTATTGGGTGCTGGATAAGGGGGCAGAAGCCTGGTGGCTCCTTAATTATCGCGGAGGCAGTTTTGCCTTCAAGCACAACGCTGTTTTCGAAAAAGAGTGCAAGACCCGGAATGTAAGTTATGAGATCATTCCCGATGTTCAATTCAATAAAATTTTGGCAGAAATAGAAGACAAGGAAGCCAATATGGCAGCTATGAAGTTGGAGGTGCCGCCAAAAATCGCTGTTTACACCCCTGAATTTAATAATAAAGGAGAAAAAATTCAGCCTTGGGATGATGCGGTAACCATGGTGTTAACTTATGCCGAGATACCCTATGAAACCATTTATGATACGGAAGTGATGAGCGATTTACTGCCCAAATACGATTGGTTGCACCTACATCATGAAGATTTTACAGGACAATTCGGTCGGTTTTACCGCGGATACAATAATCATCCCTGGTACCGCGAAAATGTCAGGCGCATGGAGGCCCTGGCTAATAGTCTGGGGTATGAAAAAGTATCTCAACTGAAATTGGATGTGGTTAAAAAAATAAAAGAATATGTGATTGGAGGAGGCTTTATGTTTGCCATGTGTTCAGCAACGGATACCTATGACATTGCCCTTGCGGCAGAAGGCGTCGATATTTGTGCTCAAATGTATGATGGTGATCCGGCAGATCCCCAGGCGCAATCCAAATTGGATTTTTCCAAAACCTTTGCCTTCAAAGATTTTGAACTGGTTAAAAATCCTTTGGAATATGAATATTCTACGATTGACAATAACCAGGGCCGGAATGTCTCTCCACAACAAGATTATTTTAACCTGTTTGATTTTTCGGCTAAATGGGACCCCGTTCCCACCATGCTGACACAAAACCATACCCGAACCGTCAAGGGGTTTATGGGACAAACAACAGCTTTTTTACGACAGTACATCAAATCAGATGTCTTGGTCTTAGGTGAAAACCGGCCGGCACAGGAGGCGAGGTATCTGCATGGTACTGCGGGTAAAGGCTTCTGGACCTTCTACGGTGGCCATGACCCAGAAGATTATCGCCATTTTGTCAATGATCCAGAAACGGACCTCAGTTTGCATCCTAATTCTCCTGGGTACCGCCTAATTCTGAATAATGTGTTATTTCCGGCTGCAAAAAAACAAAAGCGGAAAACTTAG
- a CDS encoding trypsin-like peptidase domain-containing protein translates to MNAKTIFKFLLWSLLLGGGFIAGVAWKNTDQRTHSEKEERALLVKNETAADPLSPVREESPDLGLTAEETATIKLFENAAPSVCFITTSNVRQDYWTRNVMEIPGGTGSGFVWDNEGHIVTNFHVIQKADRYQVTLSDQSTYDATLIGVAPDKDLAVLKIDLPRNQLRPVPLGNSGQLRVGQSVFAIGNPFGLDQTLTTGIVSALGREIQSVAKIPIRDVIQTDAAINPGNSGGPLLDSSGRLIGVNTAIYSPSGASAGIGFSIPVNVVRWVVPDLIQYGKVKRPVIGFEPAAQQIMQRLGLEGVLVLEVHPNSPAEKAGIKPTYRNRAGKIILGDIITGLNGKKIKSFNDLFLELENFKPGERISLELLQEEQKRTVELTLGESE, encoded by the coding sequence ATGAATGCAAAAACAATCTTTAAATTCCTCTTATGGAGTCTACTGCTTGGCGGAGGATTTATAGCAGGCGTGGCCTGGAAAAATACAGATCAGCGAACCCATTCGGAAAAAGAGGAGCGTGCATTGTTGGTTAAAAATGAAACGGCAGCAGATCCACTTTCCCCAGTTAGGGAAGAAAGCCCTGATTTGGGATTGACAGCTGAAGAAACGGCAACCATTAAATTGTTTGAAAATGCGGCGCCTTCCGTTTGTTTTATCACCACCTCTAATGTACGTCAGGATTATTGGACACGCAATGTAATGGAGATCCCCGGCGGTACGGGTTCCGGTTTTGTTTGGGACAATGAGGGGCATATCGTCACCAATTTCCATGTTATCCAAAAGGCCGATCGTTACCAAGTAACGCTTTCTGATCAATCGACTTACGATGCGACCTTAATTGGTGTAGCGCCTGATAAAGATTTGGCAGTACTCAAAATAGACCTCCCTCGCAATCAACTAAGACCTGTTCCGCTTGGCAATTCAGGTCAACTTCGGGTGGGGCAATCTGTTTTTGCCATTGGCAATCCCTTTGGCTTGGACCAAACCTTGACCACCGGAATTGTTAGTGCTTTGGGACGTGAAATCCAATCCGTTGCCAAAATACCTATCCGGGATGTGATACAGACGGATGCTGCCATCAATCCAGGTAATTCAGGTGGCCCCTTATTAGATTCTTCTGGGCGTTTGATTGGCGTAAATACGGCCATTTATAGCCCTTCGGGGGCTTCGGCGGGCATTGGATTTTCCATACCGGTCAATGTCGTTCGCTGGGTTGTACCAGATTTAATCCAATATGGTAAGGTGAAACGGCCGGTGATTGGTTTTGAACCTGCTGCGCAGCAAATTATGCAGCGCTTAGGCTTAGAAGGCGTGTTGGTCTTGGAAGTGCACCCCAATAGTCCTGCCGAGAAGGCTGGGATCAAGCCTACCTATCGCAATCGGGCTGGGAAAATTATCCTTGGCGATATCATTACGGGGCTCAATGGAAAAAAAATTAAGTCTTTTAATGACCTTTTCCTAGAGCTTGAAAACTTTAAGCCTGGCGAAAGGATTTCGTTGGAATTGCTCCAGGAGGAACAAAAACGGACGGTGGAACTGACCTTAGGGGAATCGGAGTAA
- a CDS encoding DUF6268 family outer membrane beta-barrel protein, with translation MKYYLLICLCLFSEWALIAQTKPNFFPEDIPSTGVEQVCFCKPGVSNKSKSRGLEISYTWLGKSSFISEEDEVTKLSTFNTLQNVSFSVKIPIIYKPGFALILGYKYASDYYNFEDVGTEYAATFQEMEEKPLKRNAFDIIMTKSLDEKRYLAGRLGYSANGNYTDWLHFDQQYSIFKFLGLYAIKPNENFEWGFGISGSKSFRRTSFIPFIVYNKTFNNKWGIESIFPGYINGRYNINPANILLFGSEYDSKSYRLNTNRPTSDNLDYALNHSGIVFSAQLDHQFSPWVWANIKVGYRFNLDSEFMAKNPNTFSFDADVSDAPFLQIGLFVTPPENFKE, from the coding sequence ATGAAATATTATCTACTAATCTGTTTGTGCCTATTTTCTGAATGGGCATTAATTGCACAAACTAAACCCAATTTTTTCCCAGAGGATATTCCTTCCACCGGTGTAGAGCAGGTGTGCTTTTGCAAACCGGGGGTGAGCAATAAATCTAAATCCAGGGGTTTAGAAATAAGTTACACCTGGCTAGGAAAAAGTAGCTTTATTTCAGAAGAAGATGAAGTAACCAAATTGAGTACCTTCAACACCCTGCAAAATGTTTCGTTCAGCGTAAAGATTCCCATTATTTACAAACCAGGATTTGCCCTTATTTTAGGCTATAAATATGCTTCAGATTATTATAATTTTGAAGATGTAGGGACGGAATATGCCGCAACCTTTCAGGAAATGGAGGAGAAACCTTTAAAGAGAAATGCCTTCGACATCATCATGACTAAATCCCTCGATGAAAAGCGCTACCTTGCTGGGCGATTGGGCTATTCTGCCAACGGTAATTACACTGATTGGCTTCACTTTGACCAACAATATTCCATTTTTAAATTCCTCGGGCTTTACGCCATCAAACCCAATGAAAATTTTGAGTGGGGTTTTGGAATATCAGGCTCTAAAAGTTTTAGAAGAACCAGTTTCATCCCTTTCATCGTATACAATAAAACCTTTAATAACAAATGGGGAATTGAATCTATTTTTCCAGGCTATATCAATGGACGCTACAATATCAATCCTGCTAATATCCTTTTGTTTGGAAGCGAATACGACAGTAAAAGTTATCGCCTGAATACCAATAGACCGACCAGCGATAACCTCGATTACGCACTCAACCATTCTGGAATTGTGTTTTCTGCACAGCTTGATCACCAATTCTCTCCCTGGGTTTGGGCCAATATCAAAGTGGGCTATCGCTTTAACCTAGATAGCGAATTCATGGCCAAAAATCCCAATACCTTTAGTTTTGACGCAGATGTTAGCGACGCTCCCTTTTTACAAATTGGTCTTTTTGTTACGCCGCCAGAGAATTTTAAGGAATGA
- a CDS encoding ATP-binding protein, whose amino-acid sequence MNRHSKSSLFSKITPLGIPIVIFFSLISYPNIAKAGASQSCEDLYVSGKELVDCKDYEEAIATFKAALPLDYELAYSACEVQAIYAISRCYLKLSNNIEALKFMERYLSYPEEVTDALTRMKVMASIPDIYRQLGLFERSLEEHVKLLTLRDSLHDTIGLAQSNYELGTLFYDQENYVQSNAYFETSLNFGEELKDTIVILNCYSALGSNHHKMGNLGRALYYNEAALDLGANTKLKNGNLLLAYAEMNMGSLMFSMENLIPAEVHLKRSIELFKTIGYKPGLASAHLDYGILKEKAGDLKVALAVFQEGLVIAKEIKSITKEGEFHQSLSALYQQLNQIDSAYYHLEMYSILKDSIINQEQQKRMDQVQFKYELEKNAREIEYLKQDIDLLNQKKVIDIRLRFLYIASFLLVLLALAFTIYGYKFQKDNNAKLTERNEKINEQNDQLTHLNAELKEFAYIASHDMREPLRSIGAFSSLLERQHGAKLDQSGKEYLTFIRDAVNRMTLLLTDLLDYSKINSQQAAEWVDLRGVIQTAISNLHYQIEAKEGRVEINHKSIPYVKAVPTQMMQLFQNLISNALKFRKEEEAPFVFIDGYLDDNGYVISIKDNGIGMDPQYKDKIFGMFSRLNNKDQFEGTGIGLATCRKIVTQHNGRIWVESEEGVGSTFFIWIPKKGINFSQRKVLAKIA is encoded by the coding sequence ATGAACAGGCACAGTAAAAGCTCCCTATTTTCAAAAATCACTCCTTTAGGTATTCCTATCGTTATTTTCTTTAGCCTTATTTCCTACCCGAATATTGCCAAGGCTGGTGCATCTCAGTCATGCGAAGATCTATATGTCTCTGGAAAAGAATTGGTTGATTGTAAGGATTATGAAGAGGCGATTGCGACGTTTAAAGCGGCACTTCCTTTAGACTATGAATTGGCCTATAGCGCCTGTGAAGTTCAGGCCATTTATGCGATTAGCCGATGTTATTTAAAGTTATCCAATAATATTGAGGCACTCAAGTTTATGGAGCGGTATTTAAGTTATCCAGAGGAGGTAACGGATGCTTTAACCCGCATGAAAGTGATGGCTAGTATTCCTGATATATACAGGCAATTGGGTTTATTTGAAAGATCGCTAGAGGAACATGTGAAATTATTAACCCTTCGCGACAGTTTGCATGATACCATTGGTTTGGCTCAGTCTAATTATGAATTAGGGACCCTTTTTTATGACCAAGAAAATTATGTTCAATCCAATGCTTATTTTGAGACATCCTTGAATTTCGGTGAGGAATTAAAAGATACCATTGTTATTCTGAATTGTTACAGTGCTTTGGGATCAAATCACCATAAGATGGGCAACCTAGGCCGGGCACTTTACTATAATGAAGCAGCGTTAGATTTGGGGGCAAACACCAAATTGAAGAATGGGAACCTCTTGTTGGCTTATGCGGAAATGAATATGGGAAGCCTGATGTTTTCTATGGAGAATTTGATTCCCGCAGAAGTCCACCTGAAAAGAAGTATTGAATTATTTAAAACTATTGGTTACAAACCAGGCTTGGCGAGTGCTCACCTAGATTATGGTATCCTAAAAGAAAAAGCAGGAGACCTTAAAGTTGCCTTAGCCGTTTTTCAAGAAGGCTTAGTTATTGCTAAGGAGATCAAGTCGATTACAAAAGAAGGCGAATTTCATCAAAGCCTATCAGCACTTTACCAGCAATTGAACCAAATTGATAGTGCCTATTATCATTTAGAGATGTATAGCATTCTAAAAGACAGTATCATCAACCAGGAGCAACAGAAAAGAATGGACCAGGTTCAATTTAAATATGAGTTGGAAAAGAATGCACGCGAAATTGAGTACCTAAAACAGGACATCGATTTGCTCAACCAAAAGAAAGTCATTGATATCCGCCTTCGGTTTTTATATATTGCCTCTTTTTTGCTCGTTTTATTAGCATTGGCCTTCACCATTTATGGGTATAAATTTCAAAAAGACAACAATGCCAAACTTACCGAACGCAATGAAAAAATCAATGAACAAAATGATCAATTGACGCATTTAAATGCGGAATTAAAGGAGTTTGCCTACATCGCCTCTCATGACATGAGGGAACCTTTGCGGTCAATTGGTGCCTTTTCTTCCTTATTAGAGCGGCAACATGGTGCCAAGCTGGACCAATCGGGCAAAGAATACCTTACCTTTATTCGGGATGCCGTTAACCGAATGACCTTATTGCTGACCGATTTATTGGATTACTCCAAAATCAATAGCCAGCAGGCTGCTGAATGGGTTGATTTAAGAGGGGTTATTCAGACCGCCATTTCCAATTTACATTATCAAATTGAAGCAAAGGAGGGTAGGGTGGAAATCAACCACAAATCGATACCCTACGTTAAGGCTGTACCTACCCAGATGATGCAACTGTTCCAAAACCTGATTTCTAACGCCCTAAAATTCAGGAAGGAGGAAGAAGCACCTTTTGTATTCATCGATGGCTACCTTGATGACAATGGTTATGTCATTTCGATTAAAGACAATGGGATAGGTATGGATCCACAATACAAAGACAAGATATTCGGTATGTTTAGCCGTTTGAATAATAAAGACCAATTTGAGGGAACGGGGATTGGATTAGCAACCTGCCGAAAAATTGTCACTCAACACAATGGCCGCATTTGGGTAGAATCAGAGGAGGGCGTTGGAAGTACCTTTTTTATCTGGATACCCAAAAAAGGTATTAATTTTTCCCAAAGAAAGGTTCTTGCCAAAATAGCTTAG
- a CDS encoding Gfo/Idh/MocA family oxidoreductase has protein sequence MLKIGVLGAGHLGKIHLKCIQLAAAHYDLVGFYDADEVNSQKVASALGLRSFSNAVELIKLVDVVDIVTPTTTHFELAKLALLNGKHVFIEKPLTNTPEEARQLLELSQKKGLKIQVGHVERFNPALLALEGMSLKPMFIEAHRLATFNPRGTDVSVVLDLMIHDLDIVLSMVDAPVEAVHASGVAVVSDTPDIANARIAFANGCVANLTASRISLKQMRKIRLFQKDAYISLDFLDKEAQVVRLYEPSDPNLPNEALGMTIETSNGTKHIHIDMPSIVSSNAIQMELQTFAESIQQNQTPRVSGEDGYEALKLAYEIMEEIDRRNALL, from the coding sequence ATGTTAAAAATTGGAGTATTAGGCGCCGGTCACTTAGGCAAAATTCATCTTAAATGTATCCAACTTGCAGCTGCACATTACGATTTGGTGGGTTTTTACGATGCTGATGAAGTAAATAGCCAAAAAGTCGCCTCTGCATTAGGGCTAAGGTCCTTCTCCAATGCCGTCGAATTGATCAAGCTTGTGGATGTGGTGGATATTGTGACGCCTACGACAACCCATTTCGAATTGGCAAAATTAGCCCTGTTGAATGGTAAGCATGTTTTTATTGAAAAGCCACTAACCAATACACCGGAGGAAGCCAGGCAACTTCTCGAATTGAGTCAAAAGAAGGGGCTAAAAATTCAAGTGGGTCACGTCGAGCGCTTCAATCCTGCCCTTCTTGCCTTGGAAGGCATGTCTTTAAAGCCGATGTTTATTGAAGCGCATCGTCTGGCCACTTTCAACCCCAGGGGAACGGATGTATCGGTGGTATTAGACTTGATGATTCACGATTTGGACATCGTTTTGAGCATGGTCGACGCGCCGGTGGAGGCGGTTCACGCCAGCGGCGTGGCTGTGGTGAGCGATACCCCTGATATTGCCAATGCAAGAATCGCATTTGCCAATGGCTGTGTGGCCAATTTAACGGCGAGCCGCATTTCATTAAAACAAATGCGAAAAATTCGACTTTTCCAAAAAGATGCTTATATCAGTCTCGATTTTCTTGACAAGGAAGCCCAAGTTGTGCGACTTTATGAACCATCAGACCCGAATTTACCTAATGAAGCCTTAGGTATGACGATAGAAACATCGAATGGAACCAAACACATTCACATTGATATGCCGTCTATTGTGAGTAGTAATGCCATCCAGATGGAATTGCAAACCTTTGCCGAAAGTATACAACAAAATCAAACCCCACGCGTTAGCGGAGAAGATGGTTATGAGGCGTTAAAGCTCGCCTATGAAATTATGGAGGAGATTGATCGGCGTAACGCCTTATTGTAA
- a CDS encoding sugar transferase, with translation MTQKRRWHTFFYKLADFFTAMLAWACFFLYRKQLEGVIVEWKAIEDPNFGYGVVIIPIGWLLFYGIFDQYKDIYRLSRIATLARTLFLSFFGVMLLFFTLILDDVVTNYKTYYASFITLFLFHFLLTATVRMIILTRASWRLKAGEISYRTLIVGGNQNAVELYMEINNREKKLGYEFVGFIDTNGKSNNELADYLPLLGRLEDMAIVIEEQNIEEVIIAIETSEHNRLKDILNTLFDFGDQVLVKIIPDMYDIILGTVNMNHVYGAVLIEIAQDLMPKWQRLFKRFIDLFVSLFILVIFFPLYLYIGIRVKFSSKGPIFFQQERIGLNGKPFYIYKFRSMEVDAEKNGPMLSHDADDRCTPWGSVMRKWRLDELPQFWNVLKGDMSIVGPRPERQYYIDQILQRNPHYKHLLKVRPGITSWGQVKYGYASNVDQMVQRLKFDILYIENMSLALDFKIMFYTLFVLIQGKGK, from the coding sequence ATGACCCAAAAAAGAAGGTGGCACACTTTTTTTTACAAATTGGCAGATTTTTTTACAGCAATGTTGGCCTGGGCTTGCTTTTTCCTTTATCGTAAACAGCTGGAGGGGGTGATCGTTGAATGGAAGGCTATCGAAGATCCCAATTTTGGGTATGGTGTGGTGATCATTCCCATCGGGTGGTTGCTGTTCTATGGGATTTTTGACCAGTACAAAGATATTTATCGATTATCCCGGATTGCCACCCTTGCGCGAACCCTCTTTTTGAGCTTCTTTGGAGTCATGTTACTGTTTTTTACGTTGATTCTCGACGATGTAGTCACCAATTATAAGACCTATTACGCTTCCTTTATTACCCTTTTTCTTTTCCACTTTCTATTGACCGCTACGGTGCGGATGATTATCCTCACGCGTGCGAGTTGGCGCCTAAAAGCTGGTGAGATTTCATACAGAACCCTGATCGTAGGGGGCAACCAAAACGCGGTGGAATTGTATATGGAGATTAATAACCGCGAAAAAAAATTAGGGTACGAATTTGTGGGTTTTATCGATACGAATGGTAAGAGTAACAATGAGTTAGCAGATTATTTGCCCCTCTTAGGCCGTTTAGAAGATATGGCTATTGTTATTGAAGAACAAAATATAGAAGAAGTCATCATTGCGATTGAAACCTCGGAACACAATCGGTTGAAGGATATTTTGAATACGCTGTTTGATTTTGGTGACCAGGTTTTAGTGAAAATTATTCCTGATATGTATGATATTATATTAGGAACAGTGAACATGAATCACGTATACGGGGCGGTCCTCATTGAAATAGCACAAGACCTAATGCCCAAATGGCAACGTTTATTCAAACGATTTATAGACTTATTTGTATCACTTTTTATATTGGTTATCTTCTTCCCATTGTATTTGTATATAGGGATAAGGGTCAAGTTTTCGTCTAAAGGCCCTATTTTTTTTCAGCAGGAAAGAATTGGTTTGAATGGAAAGCCTTTTTACATCTATAAGTTTCGGTCGATGGAGGTTGATGCAGAAAAAAATGGTCCGATGCTTTCCCATGATGCGGATGATCGCTGTACGCCTTGGGGCAGCGTGATGCGCAAGTGGCGACTGGATGAATTGCCACAATTTTGGAATGTACTGAAGGGAGACATGTCCATTGTTGGTCCTCGTCCGGAGCGTCAATATTATATAGATCAAATCCTGCAGCGCAACCCCCATTACAAACATTTACTGAAGGTTCGGCCAGGCATTACCTCTTGGGGGCAGGTGAAATACGGCTATGCATCGAATGTAGATCAGATGGTTCAGCGGCTGAAATTTGATATTCTTTATATTGAGAACATGTCTTTAGCCCTAGATTTCAAGATTATGTTTTATACGTTATTTGTCTTAATTCAGGGCAAAGGGAAGTAA
- a CDS encoding MFS transporter: MFHHLNQFIQYRVVRATGLVFIAIGLIFGTWTAFIPTIKARFALDEAQLGLLLLCLPAGVILMNPFSVPLLRFFGASRLTRLFVGVSGIVFIFPVLMPQVWLVGVVLFLAGISFSITNIAMNTCASILEQKAGRNIIASCHGLWSLGAMLGAIITSTLAGWGIPPAGAMGMLCILIGFLSWWIKKPLMDLPEEDYTTTTENKKASGFIWPNKALWLLITISLCVYLTEGTMADWSAVYMRELLQRPESQVGLGFGIYAFFMASGRFLGDELIAQVGSKRVLQYGGGVAALGFLLLVLQPLFGAILLGFAMVGMGVSLGAPILYATAAKVPGLPPGAGLATMNTFAMGAFLGGPALIGFLAKWQGLAFAFGIVGLCAFLWALQARWMKG; the protein is encoded by the coding sequence ATGTTTCATCACCTCAACCAATTTATTCAGTACAGGGTTGTGCGGGCAACGGGCCTTGTGTTTATTGCTATCGGATTGATTTTTGGCACCTGGACGGCTTTTATTCCTACCATTAAGGCGCGATTTGCGCTGGATGAGGCGCAGTTGGGCTTGCTTTTGCTCTGTTTGCCTGCTGGCGTAATCCTAATGAACCCTTTTTCGGTACCCCTTTTACGTTTTTTTGGGGCTTCCAGGTTGACCCGTCTATTTGTAGGGGTGTCGGGAATAGTATTTATTTTCCCTGTCTTGATGCCCCAGGTATGGCTAGTGGGAGTAGTTTTGTTTTTGGCGGGCATTTCGTTTTCTATTACAAATATTGCGATGAATACCTGCGCCTCTATCTTGGAACAAAAAGCAGGAAGGAATATCATTGCTAGCTGCCACGGATTATGGAGTCTGGGGGCGATGCTGGGAGCCATTATAACTAGTACCTTGGCAGGTTGGGGCATTCCACCTGCCGGAGCGATGGGCATGTTGTGTATCCTGATAGGCTTCCTGTCCTGGTGGATTAAAAAGCCTTTGATGGACTTACCAGAAGAAGATTATACTACTACTACGGAAAATAAAAAGGCGAGCGGCTTCATTTGGCCCAACAAGGCACTTTGGTTGCTGATAACCATTAGCCTTTGCGTTTACTTAACGGAGGGCACTATGGCGGATTGGTCGGCTGTATATATGCGGGAGCTGCTTCAACGTCCTGAAAGCCAGGTAGGTTTGGGCTTTGGTATCTATGCCTTTTTTATGGCTAGCGGTCGTTTTTTAGGCGATGAATTGATCGCACAGGTAGGCAGCAAACGCGTTTTGCAGTATGGAGGTGGGGTGGCGGCCCTCGGTTTTCTACTATTGGTACTGCAACCGCTTTTTGGGGCAATCCTCCTTGGGTTTGCCATGGTGGGAATGGGGGTCTCCCTGGGCGCTCCTATTTTGTATGCGACAGCGGCTAAGGTGCCAGGTTTGCCACCCGGCGCCGGACTGGCCACGATGAATACCTTCGCTATGGGCGCTTTTCTGGGGGGGCCTGCCCTGATCGGTTTTTTGGCCAAGTGGCAGGGTTTAGCTTTTGCATTTGGTATCGTTGGCCTTTGTGCTTTTTTGTGGGCTTTGCAGGCGAGGTGGATGAAGGGCTGA